Proteins encoded by one window of Cloeon dipterum chromosome 2, ieCloDipt1.1, whole genome shotgun sequence:
- the cut gene encoding homeobox protein cut isoform X2, with protein sequence MSATFPPPSLESQASKIENLVNELTTSRSVVNNNQSMDIQAMQSMDWLFKKERIYLLAQFWQQRATLAEKEVSALKEQLAGQGADNNNKTPSSSTPSSSSMPSKQSSNEANSENHPGQGESGARPGFEQEIAAKEKEISQLSEDIQRLQTALGRAQDSTAAQVARLEEQLEQRSQRIARLEARLDAQKDYDDLKRELSILRALDLPAIAAATAAASESGGAASLGTPSVKALEMLNEAASALATRTTATPQPSVTEERTQTGGGSTTPSTPSVAAAAASLFPPGLQTVETFGSFLGEEIVANWRRSLERTILSQNAASSLPASQTQSQSQQQQQPQEAERSPLNEQRPSPPSTPEAESIKGPRASCSPPPAPSTPSMQQMLQQHQAALQQHMLMNGAPKSPSVDHSQGSGMNSPNGPPGLLNPPTSVAGAIMPSEPPKSSPFRFDERGPFRFDDRLGLGESLIPKGDPMEARLQEMLRYNMDQYANQNLDTMHIARRVRELLSIHNIGQRLFAKYVLGLSQGTVSELLSKPKPWDKLTEKGRDSYRKMHAWACDEGAVMLLKSLIPKKGEISRKQWLTGKEGAPNLPPFGGRPDEQIAEERIAHILSEASQAMKGPLAGAPPGVQANLAAAVAAAAAAAQQEDARSTDSRSPASAQEKVARIYQEELAKLMGRRLEDSLRAAQGGAGQGGPGQHFPSLLFPHFFGPAGPAGGMDRTHDEIRMALDAYHRELAKLNHNALQGGNIPPGLLGLHPQMPMLNGGGAGVGGGVQDLSLPKERPSSARDMKHSPHHSSSSSHNGPLSDVDDKGSVSKELTAATEAAVADALRHAGSAFSLVRPKTEPSSQASSGSSTAPSPLNSILPPTGPEDFATSSASPLQRMASITNSLISTPNTPSHHSPAQRPLKAVLPPITQQQFDQFNNLNTEDIVKKVKEQLSQYSISQRLFGESVLGLSQGSVSDLLARPKPWHMLTQKGREPFIRMKMFLEDENAVHKLVASQYKIAPEKLMRTGGYGSINPPGFEPMNFGIHRDRDHFHPKASMKSPASKTPKLPEQMAKAMESAAAALGNPMALLPSLAPPSAQSTPTSTPSLPPPMQTPPTPSPGLLRHPGSPPMTPDSPSSAASLLKKHSPAGNMPRAMAAAAAAMQQPSVYEMAALTQDLDTQLITTRIKEALLANNIGQKIFGEVVLGLSQGSVSELLSKPKPWHMLSIKGREPFIRMQLWLTDPNNVERLQQMKSERREANKRRRTTTGNNGPADNSSDTSSNDTADFYHMNDGSPGPPSAKKQRVLFSEEQKEALRLAFALDPYPNMATIEFLASELNLAARTITNWFHNHRMRLKQTIPHNNNDASPPNALSSNSSSSFDPGHFRLLLTQRLAEIHKERGGGAMPPFPFFNPSVAAMVSPAAASIPQIPPLAPPHLMMAAAMREQLSCLDLSMTSLKKDSDDDESGDDSDMDSNDDFRKTEQPAAPAAAPARSSRRKPAAPQWVNPEWQADEKEKDETKDSPPAIINGVCVMQGNNFDSLRRRSEDVDDETVRVEPTAAGQADKGAALADKDDDEPAEQTKLELNVTSAEQARQSDDDEDWEQKIEQDKQRSAKVDNGGAASDDWDF encoded by the exons ATCTCACAGTTGAGTGAAGACATTCAAAGGTTACAGACGGCGCTCGGAAGGGCCCAGGACAGTACGGCGGCGCAGGTGGCCCGCCTCGAGGAGCAGTTGGAACAGAGGTCGCAGCGCATCGCAAGGCTCGAAGCGCGCCTCGACGCACAGAAGGACTATGATGATCTCAAGAGGGAACTCAG CATTCTCCGAGCGCTGGATCTGCCGGCGATCGCGGCTGCAACGGCCGCAGCCTCTGAGAGCGGAGGTGCCGCCTCCTTGGGCACGCCGTCCGTCAAGGCCCTCGAGATGCTGAACGAGGCGGCCTCTGCTCTGGCCACCAGGACCACCGCCACTCCCCAGCCGTCAGTCACTGAGGAGCGAACACAAACAG GTGGTGGCTCAACAACACCCTCAACACCATCCGTGGCAGCCGCGGCGGCCTCACTGTTTCCTCCCGGCCTGCAAACGGTTGAAACCTTTGGATCTTTTCTCGGCGAGGAGATTGTGGCCAACTGGCGCCGCTCCCTCGAACGCACCATTCTAAGTCAGAACGCGGCGAGCAGCCTGCCCGCCTCGCAAACGCAGTCTCAGtcgcaacagcagcagcaaccgcaGGAGGCCGAGCGGTCGCCGTTGAACGAGCAGAGGCCGTCACCACCCTCTACGCCCGAGGCGGAGTCCATCAAGGGCCCACGGGCCTCTTGCTCGCCCCCGCCAGCGCCCTCCACGCCTTCGATGCAGCAAATGCTGCAGCAGCACCAGGCGGCCCTGCAGCAGCACATGCTGATGAATGGGGCGCCCAAGTCCCCGTCAGTCGACCACTCGCAGGGCAGCGGCATGAATAGTCCTAACGGCCCCCCTGGTCTTCTGAACCCACCCACCTCAGTGGCGGGCGCCATAATGCCCTCGGAGCCCCCCAAGTCGAGTCCTTTCCGTTTTGACGAGCGAGGCCCATTCCGCTTCGATGACAGACTCGGCCTGGGGGAGTCCCTCATCCCCAAGGGCGACCCCATGGAGGCACGTCTGCAGGAGATGCTGCGCTACAACATGGACCAGTACGCTAACCAAAATTTGGACACGATGCACATCGCGAGACGCGTCCGCGAGCTGCTCTCCATCCACAATATCGGCCAGCGGCTGTTTGCAAAATACGTGCTCGGACTGTCGCAAGGCACCGTCAGTGAGCTGCTGTCCAAGCCAAAGCCCTGGGACAAGCTGACAGAGAAGGGCCGCGACTCATACAGGAAAATGCACGCGTGGGCGTGCGACGAGGGAGCTGTCATGCTGCTCAAGTCGCTCATACCCAAGAAAG GGGAAATCTCACGTAAGCAATGGCTTACAGGCAAGGAAGGCGCGCCAAATCTTCCCCCGTTCGGCGGCCGACCCGATGAACAGATAGCCGAGGAACGGATCGCGCACATTCTCAGCGAGGCCAGCCAGGCCATGAAGGGTCCCCTCGCAGGGGCCCCGCCCGGGGTGCAGGCCAACCTGGCGGCGGCCGTCGCCgcagcggccgcggccgctCAGCAAGAGGATGCGCGCAGCACTGATAGTCGCTCACCTGCTTCGGCACAG GAAAAGGTTGCCAGGATCTACCAAGAAGAGCTGGCTAAACTGATGGGCCGCAGACTTGAGGACTCTCTGAGAGCAGCTCAAGGCGGCGCCGGACAGGGTGGACCCGGACAGCATTTCCctag TCTGCTGTTTCCTCATTTCTTTGGTCCGGCCGGCCCTGCTGGTGGCATGGATCGCACTCACGATGAAATCCGCATGGCTCTGGACGCGTATCACCGCGAGCTGGCCAAGTTGAACCACAACGCCCTTCAGGGCGGAAATATCCCTCCTGGCCTGCTCGGCCTCCACCCCCAAATGCCGATGCtgaacggcggcggcgcaggTGTTGGCGGAGGCGTGCAAGACCTCTCGCTGCCCAAAGAACGCCCTTCCAGCGCCAGAGACATGAAGCACTCACCTCACCactcgagcagcagcagccacaaCGGTCCGCTGTCTGATGTCGACGACAAGGGCTCAGTCAGTAAGGAGTTGACGGCGGCCACTGAAGCGGCCGTGGCTGACGCGCTGAGGCACGCCGGCAGCGCCTTCTCCCTTGTCAGACCAAAGACAGAGCCGA GCAGCCAAGCCAGCAGTGGTTCTTCCACAGCCCCCAGTCCACTGAATTCCATCTTGCCACCCACAGGCCCTGAGGACTTCGCCACGTCCTCGGCTAGTCCCCTGCAGCGGATGGCCTCAATCACCAACTCGCTCATCTCGACGCCCAATACGCCGTCCCACCACTCGCCGGCCCAGCGACCCCTGAAGGCCGTACTGCCGCCCATCACGCAGCAGCAGTTCGACCAGTTCAACAACCTCAACACCGAAGACATTGTCAAGAAG GTGAAGGAGCAACTTAGTCAATACTCCATCAGTCAGCGCCTGTTTGGCGAATCAGTCCTCGGACTATCTCAGGGTTCTGTGTCGGACCTTCTGGCGCGGCCCAAGCCGTGGCATATGCTCACACAAAAGGGACGCGAGCCGTTCATCCGTATGAAAATGTTCTTGGAAGATGAGAATGCTGTGCACAAGCTGGTCGCGTCGCAATACAAAATCGCCCCAGAAAAACTCATGAGGACTGGCGGCTACGGCTCCATCAACCCAC CTGGATTCGAACCAATGAACTTTGGAATCCACAGAGACAGAGATCACTTCCATCCCAAGGCCAGCATGAAAT CACCTGCATCAAAAACGCCAAAGTTGCCCGAGCAGATGGCGAAAGCGATGGAGTCAGCCGCTGCCGCCCTGGGAAACCCAATGGCCCTGTTGCCCAGCCTGGCGCCACCCTCCGCACAGTCCACTCCAACCTCCACCCCCTCTCTGCCGCCCCCAATGCAGACGCCGCCCACGCCGTCTCCCGGCCTTCTCAGGCACCCTGGTAGCCCCCCGATGACCCCCGACTCGCCCAGTTCGGCCGCCTCGTTGCTCAAGAAGCACTCGCCAGCTGGTAACATGCCGAGGGCGAtggccgctgctgccgcggCAATGCAGCAACCCAGTGTGTACGAGATGGCCGCCCTCACGCAGGACCTGGACACGCAGTTGATTACCACCAGGATTAAGGAGGCGCTgcttgcaaataatattggaCAAAAg attttcggcGAAGTAGTGCTCGGCCTGTCGCAGGGCTCGGTAAGCGAGCTGCTGTCCAAACCGAAGCCATGGCACATGCTGAGCATCAAGGGCCGCGAGCCTTTCATCCGCATGCAGTTATGGCTGACCGACCCGAACAACGTGGAGCGGCTGCAGCAGATGAAGAGCGAGCGGCGCGAGGCCAACAAGCGGCGCCGCACCACCACAGGCAACAATGGCCCTGCCGACAACAGCAGTGACACGTCGTCCAACGACACGGCAGACTTTTACCACATGAACGATGGCAGCCCTGGGCCGCCGTCGGCCAAGAAACAGCGCGTGCTCTTCTCCGAGGAGCAGAAGGAGGCGCTACGGCTGGCGTTCGCGCTCGACCCCTACCCCAACATGGCCACCATCGAGTTCCTCGCGTCTGAGCTGAACCTGGCGGCACGCACCATCACCAACTGGTTCCACAATCACCGCATGCGCTTGAAGCAGACCATCCCGCACAACAACAACGACGCGTCGCCGCCCAATGCGCTCTCAAGCAACTCGTCGAGCAGCTTTGACCCGGGCCACTTCCGCCTGCTGCTCACACAGCGCCTGGCCGAGATCCACAAGGAGCGGGGTGGCGGCGCCATGCCGCCCTTCCCCTTCTTCAACCCGTCAGTGGCGGCCATGGTGAGCCCAGCGGCCGCCTCCATTCCGCAAATCCCACCGCTGGCGCCGCCGCACCTCATGATGGCCGCGGCCATGCGTGAGCAGCTGTCCTGCCTCGACCTGAGCATGACCTCGCTGAAGAAGGACTCTGACGATGATGAGTCTGGCGACGATTCGGACATGGATTCTAACGACGACTTCCGCAAGACCGAGCAGCCGGCGGCACCCGCGGCGGCGCCAGCCCGCTCCTCGAGACGGAAGCCGGCAGCTCCACAGTGGGTTAACCCCGAGTGGCAGGCGGACGAGAAGGAAAAAGACGAGACGAAGGACTCGCCGCCAGCCATCATCAACGGCGTCTGCGTGATGCAGGGCAACAACTTTGACTCGCTGCGGCGGAGGAGCGAGGACGTGGACGATGAGACCGTCCGCGTGGAGCCCACAGCCGCCGGACAGGCGGACAAGGGCGCCGCGCTCGCCGACAAGGATGACGACGAGCCCGCCGAGCAGACCAAACTCGAGCTGAACGTAACGAGCGCAGAGCAAGCCCGCCAGTCAGACGATGACGAGGACTGGGAGCAGAAAATCGAGCAGGACAAGCAGCGCAGCGCTAAGGTGGACAACGGCGGCGCCGCGAGCGACGACTGGGACTTCTAA